The genomic segment TAGTAGTCCACCTCGACCTCCGTGTCGAGCCGGACGATGGCTTCGAAACGCGTCTCCGATCCGTCGTCGGCGACCGCCCTCACCGTGATCGCATCCTTCGGCTTCACGCCATCTGCGATGCCCGCGATGTGGAAGGTCTCGCCGCCGGTGAGCCCCAGGGTCTCGGCCGTCTCGCCGTCGCGGAAGCGGAGGGGCAGGATCCCCATCCCGATGAGATTCGAGCGGTGGATGCGCTCGTAGCTCACGGCGATGACGGCCTTCACGCCCAGGAGGAAGGGCCCCTTGGCCGCCCAGTCCCGGCTCGAACCCGAGCCGTAGAGCGCACCGCCGAGGAGGATCGTCGGCGTCCCCTCCTCCCGGTAGCGCGCGGCGGCGTCGAAGATCGTCATCTGCTCGCCGCTCGGAACGTGGCGCGTGAACCCGCCCTCCACGCCCGGCACCATCAGGTTCCTGAGCCGGACGTTCGCGAACGTCCCCCGCATCATCACTTCGTGGTTTCCCCGCCGCGCCCCGTACGAGTTGAAGTCCCGGAGCGCCACGCCGTGTGAACGGAGGTAGTCCGCGGCGGGCGAGGTCGGCGCGATCCCGCCGGCGGGCGAGATGTGGTCCGTCGTCACGGCGTCGCCGAGGAGCGCCAGGCAGCGCGCGCCCTCGATATCCCCGGGTGCGGCAGCCTCCTTCGCCATGCCGGCGAAGAAGGTCGGCTGGCGCACGTAGGTCGAGGCCTCGTCCCAGGCGAAGCGGTCGCCCATGGGGGTCTCCAGCGCGTTCCAGCGCTCGTCCCCCGCGTACACCTCCGCGTACTTGGCGCGGAACATCTCCGTCTTCACGGCGGTGCGGACGGCTTCGACGATCTCGTCCTGCCCGGGCCAGATGTCGCGCAGGAAGATCTCCTCGCCCCGGTCGTTCGTCCCCAGCGGCTCGCTGTACAGGTCGATGTCCATGCGGCCCGCGAGCGCGTACGCGACGACGAGGGGAGGCGACGCGAGGTAGTTGGCGCGCGAATCGGGGCTGATGCGGCCCTCGAAGTTCCGGTTCCCGGAGAGGACGGAGCAGGCGACGAGGTCGTTCTCGCGGATCGCGCTCGATATCTCGGCCGGGAGCGGGCCGGAGTTCCCGATGCAGGTCGTGCAACCGTAGCCGACGACGTGGAAGCCGAGGCGCTCGAAGTACGGCATGAGCCCGGCTTCCTCGAGGTACTCCGTCACGACCATCGATCCGGGGGCGAGGCTCGTCTTCACCCACGGGCGCTGCCTGAGGCCCGCCTCGACGGCCTTCCGGGCGAGGAGGCCCGCTCCGACCATCACCGAGGGGTTCGACGTGTTCGTGCAACTCGTGATCGCCGCGATGACGACCGATCCGTCGTGGAGCGAGAACTCGTGCGCGTCGCCCTGTTCGTCGGTCATGCGCACGGCGACGCCGGCGGGGGCCTCGGCCACCGCTACGCCGCCGTCCCCGGCCCCGCCGGACCAGCCCGTCATCTGCGTGAGGCCGCCCCCCCCGGCGCCCGGCCCCTTCAGCCCGTCGAGCGCCTCCAGGAACCGCGGCTTGCTCTCCGTCAGCGGCACGCGCTGCTGCGGCAGCTTCGGGCCCGCGATCGCCGGTTCGACGGTCGCGAGGTCCAGTTCCACGTGGTCGCTGTATTCCGCCGCGGGCGTGTCCTCATCGTGGAAGAGGCCCTGGGCGCGGGCGTAGGCTTCGACGAGCGCGACCTGTTCGTCGGATCGCCCCGTGAAGCGCAGGTAGGCGAGCGTCTCCGCGTCGATGGGGAACATCGCGCAGGTGGAGCCGAACTCGGGTGACATGTTGCCAAGCGTCGCCCGGTCGGCGAGCGAGAGGCCGGCCAGACCCGGCCCATGGAACTCGACGAACTTGCCGACCACCCCGGTCCCGCGGAGGACTTCCGTCACACGAAGGACGAGATCGGTCGCCGTGGCGCCGTCCGGGAGCCGTCCGTGGAGCCGGAAGCCGAGCACGCGCGGGACGAGCATGGAGAGCGCCTGCCCGAGCATCGCCGCTTCGGCCTCGATGCCGCCCACGCCCCACCCGAGGACGCCGAGGCCGTTGATCATCGTCGTGTGGCTGTCCGTGCCGACGACGGTGTCGGGGTAGGCCACGCGCTCGCCCCCCGCCGCGTCGTCGAACACGACCCGGGCCAGGTACTCGAGGTTCACCTGGTGGACGATGCCCGTGCCCGGCGGGACGACCTTGAAGTTGTCGAACGCCGTCTGCCCCCAGCGCAGGAAGGCGTAGCGCTCGTGGTTCCGCTCGAACTCACGCTCCGCGTTGATGAGGAACGACCGCGCCGTGCCGAACGAGTCCACCTGCACCGAGTGGTCGATGACGAGTTCGCACGGCATGAGCGGGTTGATCGAGGAAGGGTCGCCGCCGAGTTCCGCCATCGCGTCGCGCATCGCGGCCAGGTCCACCACCGCAGGCACGCCGGTGAAGTCCTGCAGGAGCACGCGCGCGGGGCGGAACGAGAGTTCCCGGCCGGGCGTGGACTGCGCGTCCCAGTTTGCGATGGCCGCGATGTCGTCGGCCGTCACGGACTGTCCGTCTTCGTGCCGGACCAGGTTCTCGAGCACGACCTTGATCGAGAACGGAAGGCGCGACAGGTCGCCCCCGGTGGCCGAGGCGATGGCCCGCAGGTCGCGGATCGCGACAGGGCCGCCCGGAGCATCCAGCGAAGCGCGCGCACCGAAGGAGTCGAGTTGGGGAAGGTTGGACATGGTGGACCTCATCGAGACCGCAAAGGGTTGGTTCCTCTGTGGCAACGTATCGAACCCGAGGCCCCGGATCGACCGGAGAAGGGGCGTCAGGTTGAACATGAATGTACTTGCGAATAAACTCCCATGCCGGGCGGTCCCCGTACGATGGACCGGCCTTGGCGACGCGGATGGCCACGCCGCACGCAGGGAGAGGGTCAAGGAGAGGGTATTGTCCGGAAGTCGAAAAGGGACGCAGCCTCCCGACGGACCGCCGGTACCGAACCGCGATCCGGCTCGGGCGATCCCGCCGCCGCCCGGCGGACTCCTGACGCGCCGCTCCGCGATCCGCGCCGGACTCGCCGGTCTGCTCGGCGCGCCTTTCGCCAAGTCGCTCGGCGCCTCCACCTCCACACCGCCGCTCGCTCCCGGCCTGCGCTGGAGCGGAAGGCAGGGCGTGCAGCCGGACGACGAGATCGTCCTCGGTGTGTCCGCGGCCTTCTCCGGGCCTTCCCGGGGGCTGGGCACCGAACTGTATCGCGGGGCGATGTCCTGTTTCGGAGAGGTCAACGAGCAGGGCGGCGTGAACGGTCGCAGGATCGTCCCGAGGCTCTACGACGACGGCTACCAGCCCGATCCGTGCGTGGAAAACACGCTCAAGCTGATGCTGGAGGACGAGGTCTTCCTGCTGTTCGGCTACGTCGGCACGCCGACCGTCACCCGCGTCCTGCCGCTGCTGAAGAAGTTCCAGGACCAGCAGATGTACATCTTCTTCCCCTTCACGGGCGCCCAGCCGCAGCGTGAGCCGCCGTACGGGGAGTTCGCCTTCAACCTGCGCGCTTCCTATGGCCAGGAGACGGCGGGACTGGTCGATAACTTCATTCGCATCGGGCGCCGCCGAATCGCGGTCTTCTATCAGGCCGACGCGTACGGACGCAGCGGCTGGGCCGGCGTGCGGGCGGCGCTGGCCCGGCACGGGGAGACGATCGCCGGCGAGGCGACCTACCGGCGGGGCACGCAGTTCACCTCCGTCATGCGCCCGCAGGTCGAGATCCTGCAGGAGGCCTCGCCGGATGCGGTGATCTGCGTGGGGGCCTATGCCGCGTGCGCGGCTTTCGCCCGCGACGCGATGGACCTGGGCCTGCACGTCCCCATCGCGAACCTCTCCTTCGTCGGGAGCGAGAACCTGCTGGCGCTGCTCATGGGGGCGAGCGGCGATGATCCGGCGTACTACACGCCGTGGCTCGTGAACTCGCAGGTCGTGCCCAGCTACGAGGACACGTCGATCCCGGCCATCCCCGAGTACCGGAACCTGATGGACCGCTACGATCCGCAGGTGCCGGAGGAACTCGTGGTGGAGCCGTACGACCCGTTCCCGTACAGCTTCACGAGCCTCGAAGGATACCTGGACGCAAAGCTGCTCACGGAAATCCTGCGCCGGATCGACGGCACGCCCGAGCGCAGCAAGCTGAACGACGCGGTCTTCTCGGTCCGGAACTACGATCTCGGGATCGGCGAGATGGTGTCGTTCGCGCCCGACCGCCGGCAGGGGCTCCAGAGCGTCTACTACACGGTCGTCGAGGATGGCCGCTTCGTCACGCTGACCGACTGGGAAGCCAAGTTCGGCCGGACCGCGACGGGTGACGAGGCCTCGTGAACCAGCCGGAAACGCACGAGATCAGGATCAAGAGGCTCTTCCGCAAGACGCGCTTCGGCATCTTCGTCCTCTTTGGCGCGATCGTCTTCGCCACTTCCACGCTCTCCATCAACACGGTCTCCAGCCAGCTCGAGGAGGAGTACGAGAGCAACAGCGCGAACATCGCCAAGAACATCGCCGATTCGAGCGTCGATATCCTCCTCAACCGGAACCTCGCCACGCTGCAGTCGCTCATCGACCAGTTCGTGGAGATCCAGAGCATCCGGTACATCTACATCACGAGCGACACGGGCGAGATCCTGACCCACACCTTCGTGCCGGGCGTCCCCGAGGTGATCCGCGAGAGCGACCCGCACGCCACCGAACCGGTGGAGCGCAGCCTGCCGGGGATGGGGGACTTCGTCGAGATCGGGAGCCCGATCCTGGCCGGCCAGGCCGGCACGGTGCATGTGGGGATGGACCTCGACCTCGTGCGGCTCAAGATCCAGCGCGCTACGGGACAGCAGATCGCCCTGATCTGCATCATCCTCATCGTCGGCGTCCTGGGCTCGATCTGGTTCGTGAGGCTCGCGGTCACCCCGCTGGAGGAACTCCTCTCCTACGTCGTGGGGCTGGCGCGCCGCGACGCGGACGCGCTGAACGATGCGAAGGTCCTGGCGCGCGACGACGAGATCGGGGAGATGGCGCGCCTCATGCTGCACGCGGTGAAGGGCGAGCCGACGGGTGCGGCGTCTAACCCGGGGCCGGGAACGGACTGACGTGGCCGCCGAGGGGTGGAAGGCGCCCCGGGTCGCGATCGCCTTCTTCTGTACGGTCCTGCAGGTCTGCTTCGGAACCGTCTACGCCTGGAGCTTCTTCCAGACGATGCTCGTCCGGCAGGCGGGGTGGACGTTCACCCAGGGATCGCTGGCTTTCTGCATCGCGATCTTCTCGCTCGGGACGGCGGCGGCCTGGGCGGGCCAGTTGCTGCCCAAGGTAGGGCCCCGGCGCCTCGCCCTCATCGGGAGCACGCTCTTCGCCGGCGGATACATCATCGCGAGCTTCGCGCTGCGGATCGACTCGATCCTCCTCTTCTACGCCGGGTACGGGCTCATCGGCGGGATCGGCATCGGACTGGGATACGTGACGCCCGTCACCACGGCCGCCAAGTGGTTCCCGGACCGGAAGGGGCTCGTCACGGGCATCGTCGTCATGGGCTTCGGGATCGGGGCGCTCCTGCTGAGCAAGGGGCTCGCGCCGCTCCTGGTGCTGCAGACGGAGGGGGATCTCCCGCAGGTCTTCCTGTGGCTCGGGATCGTCTTCGCCTGCATCCTCATCCCGAGCAGCTTCGTCATCGACGACCCGCCCGCCGCCCAGGTGGCGCCGTGGAAGCAGCCCGCGCAGGTGGGCCCGTATCTGAAGTCCAGCCAGTTCGCCATCATCTGGATCGTCTTCTTCTTCAACATCGCCGCCGGGATCTCGGTCATCAGCTTCCAGTCCGAACTCCTGCAGGAGGTGTGGGGGCTGGCCGATCCCTCCGTCGAACCCGCCGTGCTCGCGGAGTACGGGGCGACCCTCATCGCGGCGAGTTCCGTGTGCAACGGACTGGGGCGCATCCTGTGGGCGTGGCTCTCCGACCGGATCGGGCGCGTGGCCGTGTTCCGCATCCTGCTCGCGAGCCAGATGGTCGTGTTCGGCGTCCTCATGACCGAGTCGAACCCGTGGATCTTCTCCGCGCTCGTGTGCTACGTGCTGCTCTGCTTCGGCGGCGGGTTCGCGACGATGCCCTCGTTCATCCTCGAGGTGTACGGCCCGAAGAACATGTCGAAGGTGTACGGCGCCATCCTTACCGCGTGGGCGGCCGCGGGGATCACGGGCCCGCTGTACGTGGGGTACCTGAAGGACACCTATCCCGACCGGGCGGTGATGTACTGCTTCCTGATCGGAATCCTCATGCTGGGCGCGGGCTATCTGTTCTCGTACCTGCTCGACGATGACCGCGTCCGCCTGGGCCGCCCGACGGTGAAGCAGACGCT from the Candidatus Palauibacter scopulicola genome contains:
- the acnA gene encoding aconitate hydratase AcnA; translation: MSNLPQLDSFGARASLDAPGGPVAIRDLRAIASATGGDLSRLPFSIKVVLENLVRHEDGQSVTADDIAAIANWDAQSTPGRELSFRPARVLLQDFTGVPAVVDLAAMRDAMAELGGDPSSINPLMPCELVIDHSVQVDSFGTARSFLINAEREFERNHERYAFLRWGQTAFDNFKVVPPGTGIVHQVNLEYLARVVFDDAAGGERVAYPDTVVGTDSHTTMINGLGVLGWGVGGIEAEAAMLGQALSMLVPRVLGFRLHGRLPDGATATDLVLRVTEVLRGTGVVGKFVEFHGPGLAGLSLADRATLGNMSPEFGSTCAMFPIDAETLAYLRFTGRSDEQVALVEAYARAQGLFHDEDTPAAEYSDHVELDLATVEPAIAGPKLPQQRVPLTESKPRFLEALDGLKGPGAGGGGLTQMTGWSGGAGDGGVAVAEAPAGVAVRMTDEQGDAHEFSLHDGSVVIAAITSCTNTSNPSVMVGAGLLARKAVEAGLRQRPWVKTSLAPGSMVVTEYLEEAGLMPYFERLGFHVVGYGCTTCIGNSGPLPAEISSAIRENDLVACSVLSGNRNFEGRISPDSRANYLASPPLVVAYALAGRMDIDLYSEPLGTNDRGEEIFLRDIWPGQDEIVEAVRTAVKTEMFRAKYAEVYAGDERWNALETPMGDRFAWDEASTYVRQPTFFAGMAKEAAAPGDIEGARCLALLGDAVTTDHISPAGGIAPTSPAADYLRSHGVALRDFNSYGARRGNHEVMMRGTFANVRLRNLMVPGVEGGFTRHVPSGEQMTIFDAAARYREEGTPTILLGGALYGSGSSRDWAAKGPFLLGVKAVIAVSYERIHRSNLIGMGILPLRFRDGETAETLGLTGGETFHIAGIADGVKPKDAITVRAVADDGSETRFEAIVRLDTEVEVDYYRNGGILQTVLRQQLEA
- a CDS encoding ABC transporter substrate-binding protein, producing MSGSRKGTQPPDGPPVPNRDPARAIPPPPGGLLTRRSAIRAGLAGLLGAPFAKSLGASTSTPPLAPGLRWSGRQGVQPDDEIVLGVSAAFSGPSRGLGTELYRGAMSCFGEVNEQGGVNGRRIVPRLYDDGYQPDPCVENTLKLMLEDEVFLLFGYVGTPTVTRVLPLLKKFQDQQMYIFFPFTGAQPQREPPYGEFAFNLRASYGQETAGLVDNFIRIGRRRIAVFYQADAYGRSGWAGVRAALARHGETIAGEATYRRGTQFTSVMRPQVEILQEASPDAVICVGAYAACAAFARDAMDLGLHVPIANLSFVGSENLLALLMGASGDDPAYYTPWLVNSQVVPSYEDTSIPAIPEYRNLMDRYDPQVPEELVVEPYDPFPYSFTSLEGYLDAKLLTEILRRIDGTPERSKLNDAVFSVRNYDLGIGEMVSFAPDRRQGLQSVYYTVVEDGRFVTLTDWEAKFGRTATGDEAS
- a CDS encoding OFA family MFS transporter, with product MAAEGWKAPRVAIAFFCTVLQVCFGTVYAWSFFQTMLVRQAGWTFTQGSLAFCIAIFSLGTAAAWAGQLLPKVGPRRLALIGSTLFAGGYIIASFALRIDSILLFYAGYGLIGGIGIGLGYVTPVTTAAKWFPDRKGLVTGIVVMGFGIGALLLSKGLAPLLVLQTEGDLPQVFLWLGIVFACILIPSSFVIDDPPAAQVAPWKQPAQVGPYLKSSQFAIIWIVFFFNIAAGISVISFQSELLQEVWGLADPSVEPAVLAEYGATLIAASSVCNGLGRILWAWLSDRIGRVAVFRILLASQMVVFGVLMTESNPWIFSALVCYVLLCFGGGFATMPSFILEVYGPKNMSKVYGAILTAWAAAGITGPLYVGYLKDTYPDRAVMYCFLIGILMLGAGYLFSYLLDDDRVRLGRPTVKQTLERYGIPIPDRP